One Aegilops tauschii subsp. strangulata cultivar AL8/78 chromosome 7, Aet v6.0, whole genome shotgun sequence genomic window carries:
- the LOC109752986 gene encoding ABC transporter C family member 10-like, producing MGSLANDEVADSERQVTPFAKAGFFSKMSFWWLNPLIKVGYKKPLEDKDMPLLGATDRAHNQYLMFMEELNGKKQSQSHAAPSFLWTIVSCHKRAILVSGFFALLKVLAVSTGPIILKEFINVSLGKGTFKYEGCVLAGLMFICKCCESLSQRQWYFRTRRLGLQVRSFLSAAIYKKQQKLSNAAKMKHSSGNIMNYVTVDAYQIGEFPYCFHQTWSTSVQLCIALAILYYAVGAAMISSLVIIIMIVLCNVPFARLQHKFKSKLMEAQDVRLKAMCESFVHMKVLKLYAWEAHFKKVIEGLREVEYKWLSAFQFRRAYNAFLFWSLPTWASAATFLTCYLLKIPLDASNVFTFVAALSLVQEPVRLIPDAIGFVIQAKVAFTRISNFLDAPELNGQVRKKSYVGIDYPVPIAMNSCSFSWDENTSNPTLKNINLVVKGGEKIAICGEVGSGKSTLLAAVLGEVPKTEGMIQVYGKIAYVSQNAWIQSGTVQDNILFGSSMDGERYHNTLMRCSLVKDIEMLPYGDCTQIGERGVHLSGGQKQRVQLARALYQNADIYLLDDPFSAVDAHTATSLFNEYVMSALSDKTVLLVTHQVDFLPVFDSILLMSDGEIIRSAPYQDLLTDCEKFIGLVNSHKDTIGAADLNKNIPPQSSKEVSKKVTDDIHGSRNTESVKPSQENQLIKKEERETGDAGFKPYMIYLRQHKGFLYFSLCMFFHIIFIAGQISQNSWMAANVQNPHVSTLKLVYVYIIIGVCTIFFLLSRFLLVVVLGIQSSRSLFSQLLNSLFRAPMSFFDSTPLGRVFSRVSSDLSLVDLDVPFSFVFSLGAIFNAYSNLGVLVVITWQVLFVSVPMIVLAIWLQRYYLASAKELMRINGTTKSALANHLGESISGAITIRAFQEEDRFFAKNLDLVDKNASPYFYNFAATEWLIQRLEIMSAAVLSFSAFVMALLPQGTFSPGFVGMALSYGLSLNISFVFSIQFQCNLANQIISVERVNQYMDIQSEAAEVVEENRPLPDWPQNGIVEIRDLKIRYRIDAPLVLHGITCKFEGGDKIGIVGRTGSGKTTLIGALFRLVEPAEGKIIIDSVDISTIGLHDLRSRLGIIPQDPTLFQGTIRYNLDPLGQFSDEQIWEVLDKCQLIEAVREKEQGLDSHVVEDGSNWSMGQRQLFCLGRALLRRCCILVLDEATASIDNATDAVLQKTIRTEFKHCTVITVAHRIPTVMDCDMVLAMSDGKVVEFEKPTKLMETEGSLFRELVKEYWSYTSNTNI from the exons ATGGGTTCCCTCGCAA ACGACGAGGTAGCTGATTCTGAGCGTCAGGTGACTCCCTTTGCTAAAGCTGGGTTTTTCAGCAAGATGTCATTTTGGTGGCTGAATCCTCTAATAAAGGTGGGCTACAAGAAACCCCTTGAAGACAAAGACATGCCACTTCTAGGCGCCACAGATCGAGCACATAACCAGTACTTGATGTTCATGGAGGAGCTGAACGGCAAGAAGCAGTCGCAGTCACATGCCGCGCCATCTTTCTTATGGACTATTGTTTCTTGTCACAAGCGTGCGATCCTAGTCTCGGGTTTCTTTGCTTTGCTCAAGGTTCTTGCCGTATCAACAGGCCCAATAATTCTCAAGGAATTCATCAATGTGTCACTTGGGAAAGGGACCTTTAAATACGAAGGCTGTGTGCTTGCTGGGTTAATGTTCATCTGCAAATGTTGCGAATCATTGTCACAGAGACAGTGGTATTTCCGCACTCGGAGATTAGGATTGCAGGTGAGGTCATTCCTGTCAGCAGCTATTTATAAGAAACAACAGAAGCTATCAAATGCAGCAAAAATGAAGCACTCTTCTGGAAATATTATGAACTATGTGACGGTCGATGCGTACCAGATTGGGGAATTCCCATACTGTTTCCATCAAACATGGTCAACAAGTGTTCAGCTTTGCATTGCTCTGGCTATTCTATACTATGCAGTGGGTGCTGCAATGATTTCATCTTTGGTTATCATCATTATGATCGTACTGTGTAACGTTCCATTTGCCAGACTGCAACACAAATTTAAGAGTAAACTTATGGAAGCACAAGATGTGAGATTGAAGGCCATGTGTGAGTCATTTGTTCATATGAAGGTGTTGAAACTTTATGCATGGGAAGCTCACTTCAAGAAGGTCATTGAGGGGTTGAGAGAGGTTGAGTACAAGTGGTTGTCAGCATTCCAGTTTAGGAGGGCATACAACGCTTTCCTGTTCTGGTCTTTACCGACTTGGGCTTCGGCAGCGACCTTTCTGACATGCTATCTTCTGAAAATCCCTCTTGATGCTAGCAATGTCTTCACTTTTGTGGCAGCTCTAAGTCTTGTGCAAGAGCCAGTAAGGTTAATACCAGATGCTATTGGCTTTGTGATACAAGCTAAGGTTGCGTTCACTCGGATATCGAACTTCCTTGATGCACCTGAGCTAAACGGACAGGTTAGGAAAAAATCCTACGTTGGCATTGATTACCCTGTACCTATAGCAATGAATTCGTGTAGCTTCTCGTGGGATGAGAATACATCAAACCCAACTCTAAAGAATATAAATCTGGTAGTGAAAGGTGGAGAAAAGATTGCGATTTGTGGAGAGGTAGGATCGGGAAAATCGACGCTTTTGGCTGCTGTACTCGGAGAGGTCCCCAAAACTGAAGGCATG ATCCAAGTCTACGGGAAAATAGCATATGTTTCTCAGAATGCATGGATCCAATCTGGGACTGTGCAAGACAATATTCTCTTTGGATCGTCGATGGACGGGGAAAGATACCACAACACACTCATGAGGTGCTCGTTGGTCAAGGACATTGAAATGTTGCCATATGGAGATTGTACTCAAATTGGGGAGAGAGGAGTACATCTTAGTGGTGGTCAGAAGCAGCGAGTCCAGCTTGCTCGTGCACTATACCAAAATGCAGATATCTATCTTCTTGATGACCCTTTCAGTGCTGTTGATGCACATACAGCCACAAGTCTCTTCAAT GAATATGTCATGAGTGCTCTATCAGACAAGACTGTCCTGTTGGTGACGCACCAAGTGGATTTTTTACCCGTATTTGACTCCATTTTG TTAATGTCAGATGGAGAGATTATTCGGTCTGCACCTTATCAAGATCTATTGACAGATTGTGAAAAATTTATAGGCCTTGTAAATTCCCATAAGGATACTATTGGTGCTGCGGATCTTAATAAAAACATACCTCCGCAAAGCTCTAAGGAAGTGTCAAAAAAGGTGACAGATGATATTCATGGAAGCAGAAATACAGAGTCTGTGAAGCCATCACAGGAAAACCAACTGATCAAGAAAGAGGAAAGAGAAACAGGGGATGCAGGTTTCAAGCCTTATATGATTTACCTGCGCCAACACAAAGGCTTCCTCTATTTCTCTTTGTGTATGTTTTTTCACATAATTTTCATAGCTGGGCAAATATCACAGAACTCATGGATGGCTGCTAATGTCCAAAATCCTCATGTTAGCACGCTGAAGTTAGTTTATGTGTACATTATTATCGGAGTTTGCACGATATTCTTCTTGCTATCAAGATTTTTACTAGTCGTTGTTCTTGGGATCCAGTCATCAAGATCCTTATTTTCCCAGCTACTCAATTCATTGTTCCGTGCACCAATGTCCTTTTTTGATTCTACCCCTCTAGGAAGGGTTTTTAGCCGG GTCTCTTCAGATTTGAGCCTCGTTGACCTTGATGTTCCATTTTCATTTGTGTTTAGCCTTGGTGCCATCTTTAATGCATATAGCAATCTAGGTGTATTGGTTGTTATTACATGGCAAGTTCTGTTTGTATCCGTGCCAATGATAGTTTTGGCAATTTGGTTGCAG AGGTACTATCTAGCGTCGGCCAAGGAATTGATGCGGATCAATGGTACTACCAAGTCTGCTCTGGCAAATCACTTAGGTGAATCTATTTCAGGGGCTATAACAATAAGGGCCTTTCAGGAAGAAGATCGTTTCTTTGCTAAAAATTTGGATCTTGTCGACAAGAATGCTAGCCCATATTTCTATAATTTTGCAGCAACTGAATGGTTGATTCAACGTCTGGAGATAATGAGTGCCGcagttctttctttttctgccttTGTCATGGCCCTTCTTCCTCAAGGAACATTTAGCCCTG GTTTTGTCGGAATGGCTTTGTCCTATGGTCTTTCCCTAAATATTTCGTTCGTTTTCTCTATTCAATTCCAATGCAACCTTGCAAATCAAATAATCTCGGTCGAACGGGTGAACCAGTACATGGACATACAAAGTGAAGCAGCAGAAGTTGTTGAAGAAAATCGACCGTTACCAGATTGGCCCCAAAATGGCATTGTGGAAATTAGGGATTTGAAG ATCAGGTATAGGATAGATGCTCCCCTTGTACTACATGGAATCACTTGCAAGTTTGAAGGTGGAGATAAGATTGGTATAGTTGGTCGAACAGGAAGCGGCAAGACAACATTAATTGGTGCATTGTTTCGTCTTGTTGAACCTGCCGAAGGGAAAATAATTATAGACTCTGTGGACATCAGTACGATAGGCTTGCATGACCTGCGGTCGCGTTTGGGTATCATTCCACAAGATCCAACACTTTTTCAGGGTACAATAAGATACAATCTAGATCCTCTTGGGCAGTTCTCAGATGAACAAATATGGGAG GTTCTTGACAAATGTCAACTTATTGAAGCTGTCCGGGAGAAGGAACAGGGATTGGATTCACATG TTGTGGAAGATGGGTCGAACTGGAGTATGGGTCAAAGGCAGCTCTTCTGTCTGGGACGTGCACTTTTGAGAAGATGCTGCATCTTAGTTCTTGATGAAGCAACAGCCTCTATAGACAATGCCACAGATGCTGTCCTTCAGAAAACAATCCGGACAGAATTCAAACATTGCACCGTTATTACAGTTGCACACCGTATACCAACAGTTATGGACTGCGATATGGTACTTGCAATGAGCGATG GGAAAGTAGTGGAGTTTGAGAAACCTACAAAGCTCATGGAAACTGAAGGATCTCTGTTCCGGGAGCTGGTCAAGGAGTATTGGTCATACACATCGAACACAAATATTTAG